The Candidatus Tectomicrobia bacterium genome includes a region encoding these proteins:
- a CDS encoding thiamine pyrophosphate-binding protein yields MATMTAGHAVAEALAQLGCRNVVGMAGSCMIEILDGMYGREDLHFLTVRHEQSAALMADAYGRLTGRPGVCMATNGPGATNLLTGVANAWMAQSPVLVITGAPMMKDTFRESAQEIDQIALFKPVVKWSVQVRKPERAADAVREAYHAAVTGVPGPVHLDLPRDVMNEASPAPTLGGAPRPPRPAPDPEALAAAADLLKRAERPLIVAGGGVLWSGASGDLAKLAEALSAPVMTSTGRDDVMSAEHPLHLGSIGRGTLPEARALFEAADVVLAVGTRLAHTTSFLKPGFLPGGAKLIHAALDPRSIGRAYRADVGLAADAGLVLQGLLRAVEKRSRPAWRERAAGVRAAQERHREAALEYGGRPIDPRRAQAALARVLPRDAILTIDAG; encoded by the coding sequence ATGGCCACCATGACCGCGGGCCACGCCGTGGCGGAGGCGCTGGCGCAGCTCGGCTGCCGGAACGTCGTCGGCATGGCCGGCTCATGCATGATCGAGATCCTGGACGGCATGTACGGCCGCGAGGACCTCCACTTCCTCACCGTGCGCCACGAGCAGAGCGCCGCCCTCATGGCCGACGCCTACGGGCGCCTGACCGGCCGGCCCGGGGTCTGCATGGCCACGAACGGCCCCGGCGCCACCAACCTCCTGACCGGGGTCGCCAACGCCTGGATGGCCCAGAGCCCCGTCCTCGTCATCACCGGGGCGCCCATGATGAAGGACACCTTCCGGGAGTCCGCCCAGGAGATCGATCAGATCGCCCTCTTCAAGCCCGTGGTGAAGTGGTCCGTCCAGGTGCGCAAGCCCGAGCGCGCCGCCGACGCCGTCCGCGAGGCCTACCATGCCGCCGTCACCGGGGTGCCGGGCCCGGTGCACCTGGACCTCCCGCGCGACGTGATGAACGAGGCTTCCCCCGCCCCCACGCTCGGCGGCGCCCCCCGTCCCCCCCGGCCCGCCCCCGACCCCGAGGCCCTGGCCGCCGCCGCCGATCTCCTGAAGCGGGCCGAGCGGCCCCTCATCGTGGCGGGCGGGGGCGTGCTGTGGTCCGGCGCTTCCGGTGATCTGGCCAAGCTCGCCGAGGCACTCTCCGCCCCCGTCATGACCTCGACCGGCCGCGACGACGTGATGAGCGCGGAGCACCCGCTGCACCTCGGCTCCATCGGGCGGGGCACCCTCCCCGAGGCGCGCGCCCTCTTCGAGGCGGCCGACGTGGTGCTCGCCGTGGGCACCCGCCTCGCCCACACCACGAGCTTCTTGAAGCCCGGCTTTCTCCCGGGGGGCGCCAAGCTCATCCACGCCGCCCTCGACCCCCGCTCAATCGGCCGGGCCTACCGGGCCGACGTGGGCCTCGCCGCCGACGCCGGGCTCGTCCTCCAGGGCCTCCTGCGCGCCGTGGAAAAGAGAAGCCGCCCCGCCTGGCGCGAAAGAGCGGCCGGGGTGCGCGCCGCCCAGGAGCGCCACCGCGAGGCGGCCCTCGAGTATGGCGGCAGGCCCATCGACCCGCGCCGCGCCCAGGCCGCCCTCGCCCGGGTGCTGCCCCGGGACGCCATCCTCACCATCGACGCCGGG